A single window of Streptomyces xanthii DNA harbors:
- a CDS encoding enoyl-CoA hydratase family protein, producing MGVSTSSPEKGISVVTVDFPPVNALPVQGWYDLADAVRAAGRDPDVRCVILTAAEHSRGFNAGVDIKEMQRETASPGGGHRALIGANRGCYEAFSAVYQCEVPVIAAVGGFCLGGGIGLVGNADAIVASDDATFGLPELDRGALGAATHLARLVPQHLMRALFYTSRTATAAELHAHGSVWKVVPRSGLREAALELARDIARKDGYLIRLAKSALNGIDPVDVHRSYRYEQGFTFEANLSGVADRVRDTFGQGAE from the coding sequence ATGGGTGTCTCCACCTCCTCACCCGAAAAAGGGATCTCCGTCGTCACGGTGGACTTCCCTCCGGTCAACGCACTGCCGGTGCAGGGCTGGTACGACCTCGCCGACGCGGTGCGCGCCGCGGGCCGCGACCCCGACGTGCGCTGCGTGATCCTCACCGCGGCCGAGCACAGCCGTGGGTTCAACGCGGGAGTGGACATCAAGGAGATGCAGCGCGAGACCGCGTCTCCCGGCGGTGGCCACCGCGCGCTGATCGGTGCCAACAGGGGCTGCTACGAGGCCTTCTCCGCCGTGTACCAGTGCGAGGTCCCGGTGATCGCGGCCGTGGGCGGCTTCTGCCTGGGCGGCGGCATCGGCCTGGTCGGCAACGCGGACGCGATCGTGGCGAGCGACGACGCCACGTTCGGCCTGCCCGAGCTGGACCGCGGCGCGCTCGGCGCGGCCACACACCTGGCCCGCCTGGTGCCGCAGCACCTGATGCGGGCCCTCTTCTACACCTCGCGCACCGCGACCGCGGCCGAGCTGCACGCCCACGGTTCGGTGTGGAAGGTCGTGCCGCGCTCCGGGCTGCGCGAGGCGGCGCTCGAGCTGGCGCGGGACATCGCGCGCAAGGACGGCTATCTGATCCGCCTCGCGAAGTCCGCGCTGAACGGGATCGACCCCGTCGACGTGCACCGCAGCTACCGCTACGAGCAGGGCTTCACCTTCGAGGCGAATCTCAGCGGGGTCGCGGACCGGGTCCGCGACACCTTCGGACAGGGAGCCGAGTGA
- a CDS encoding CoA transferase subunit A produces the protein MTDKTMTPDEVVGRLRSGMTVGIGGWGSRRKPMALVRALLRSDITDLTVVSYGGPDVGMLAAAGKIRKLVAAFVTLDSIPLEPHFRAARQSGAFELTEIDEAMFMWGLHAAANRLPFLPVRAGIGSDVMRVNPELRTVTSPYEDGETFVAMPALRLDAALVHMNRADRRGNGQYLGPDPYFDDLFCEAADEAYVSCERLVDGFGDDTPPQSLLVKRHVVTGVVEAPHGADFTSCAPDYGRDEAFQKLYASTPWAEFAERFLPPGGDEKQYQSAVQAWHEEQK, from the coding sequence ATGACCGACAAGACGATGACCCCCGACGAGGTGGTCGGCCGGCTGCGCTCCGGCATGACCGTCGGCATCGGCGGCTGGGGTTCGCGCCGCAAGCCGATGGCGCTGGTCCGGGCGCTGCTGCGCAGTGACATCACGGATCTGACCGTGGTCTCGTACGGGGGCCCGGACGTCGGGATGCTGGCCGCCGCGGGGAAGATCCGCAAGCTGGTGGCCGCGTTCGTGACCCTGGACTCGATCCCTCTGGAGCCGCACTTCAGGGCGGCCCGCCAGAGCGGCGCCTTCGAGCTGACCGAGATCGACGAGGCCATGTTCATGTGGGGCCTGCACGCGGCGGCGAACCGGCTGCCGTTCCTGCCCGTGCGGGCCGGCATCGGCTCGGACGTCATGCGGGTCAATCCGGAGCTGCGCACGGTCACCTCGCCCTACGAGGACGGGGAGACGTTCGTCGCGATGCCCGCGCTGCGCCTGGACGCGGCCCTGGTGCACATGAACCGCGCGGACCGCAGGGGCAACGGGCAGTACCTGGGCCCCGACCCGTACTTCGACGACCTGTTCTGCGAGGCCGCGGACGAGGCGTACGTGTCCTGCGAGCGCCTCGTCGACGGGTTCGGGGACGACACGCCGCCCCAGTCGCTGCTGGTCAAGCGGCATGTGGTGACGGGTGTGGTGGAGGCGCCGCACGGCGCGGACTTCACGTCCTGCGCACCGGACTACGGCCGGGACGAGGCCTTCCAGAAGCTCTACGCGAGCACGCCGTGGGCCGAGTTCGCCGAGCGGTTCCTGCCGCCCGGCGGTGACGAGAAGCAGTACCAGTCCGCCGTCCAGGCCTGGCACGAGGAGCAGAAGTGA
- a CDS encoding MFS transporter produces the protein MSAALAPPAVTETHAHPRRWAAAVVMMIAALMDLLDVTIVNVAIPSIGRELHASESALQWLVSAYLLGFAATLIVSGHLGDRFGRRGLFLAGTAGFGVTSLACGVAQTPGQLIAARAFQGVMAAVLVPQVIGSFRTMFQGKERGAAFGMYGAVAGFASAVGLLMGGLLTDADLFGWGWRSVFLVNVPIAVGTFVAGWILVPATRERSARRPDVLGSVVLAAGLVAIVLPLVQGHSNGWPLWGWLCLAAGVLAVAGLGVFEARRERRHDERTVPLLPAQAFRLPAFSVGVLVQLLFSVGMQGFFLAFAIWLQGGQHYTPMQAGVLTVAFSAGGFLTAPAADALAVRFGRLVLGAGALLMAGGLGWVWYAVEQAAGAHTGSWPMVPGLVVAGAGLGFLVVPLVNVVLSTVPAELAGGASGIFSTAQQFGGALGAAVIGTVFFGRLSDGAGFTDALSAAAPWVVGGFLLCAALCALLPRTAITDPHV, from the coding sequence ATGTCCGCCGCGCTCGCCCCGCCCGCCGTCACCGAGACCCACGCCCACCCGCGCCGCTGGGCCGCCGCCGTCGTCATGATGATCGCGGCGCTCATGGACCTCCTCGACGTGACGATCGTCAACGTCGCGATCCCGTCCATCGGCCGCGAACTGCACGCCTCCGAGAGCGCGTTGCAGTGGCTCGTCTCCGCCTACCTCCTCGGCTTCGCCGCCACCCTGATCGTCTCCGGGCACCTCGGCGACCGCTTCGGCCGCCGGGGCCTCTTCCTCGCCGGCACCGCCGGCTTCGGCGTCACCAGTCTGGCCTGCGGCGTCGCCCAGACACCGGGCCAGCTGATCGCCGCCCGCGCCTTTCAGGGCGTCATGGCCGCGGTGCTCGTGCCGCAGGTCATCGGCTCCTTCCGCACCATGTTCCAGGGCAAGGAACGCGGCGCAGCCTTCGGCATGTACGGGGCCGTCGCCGGCTTCGCCTCCGCCGTCGGACTCCTGATGGGCGGACTGCTCACCGACGCCGACCTGTTCGGCTGGGGCTGGCGCTCGGTGTTCCTCGTCAACGTGCCGATCGCCGTGGGGACGTTCGTCGCCGGCTGGATCCTCGTGCCCGCCACCCGGGAGCGCAGCGCGCGTCGTCCCGACGTCCTCGGCAGCGTCGTGCTCGCCGCCGGACTCGTCGCGATCGTGCTGCCCCTCGTCCAGGGACACAGCAACGGCTGGCCGCTGTGGGGCTGGCTCTGCCTCGCCGCGGGCGTGCTCGCCGTCGCCGGGCTCGGGGTGTTCGAGGCGCGGCGCGAGCGCCGCCACGACGAGCGGACCGTGCCGCTGCTGCCCGCGCAGGCCTTCCGGCTGCCCGCCTTCTCCGTCGGCGTCCTCGTCCAACTCCTGTTCTCCGTCGGCATGCAGGGCTTCTTCCTCGCCTTCGCCATCTGGCTGCAGGGCGGCCAGCATTACACGCCGATGCAGGCCGGCGTCCTCACCGTCGCCTTCTCCGCCGGCGGCTTCCTCACCGCCCCCGCCGCCGACGCGCTCGCCGTCCGGTTCGGCCGGCTCGTCCTCGGCGCGGGCGCGCTCCTCATGGCGGGCGGGCTCGGCTGGGTCTGGTACGCCGTCGAGCAGGCGGCCGGCGCGCACACCGGGTCCTGGCCGATGGTCCCCGGGCTCGTCGTCGCCGGCGCGGGCCTGGGCTTCCTCGTCGTCCCGCTGGTCAACGTCGTCCTGTCCACCGTCCCCGCGGAACTCGCCGGCGGCGCCTCCGGGATCTTCTCCACCGCCCAGCAGTTCGGCGGGGCGCTCGGTGCGGCCGTCATCGGCACGGTCTTCTTCGGGCGGCTCTCCGACGGTGCCGGGTTCACGGACGCCCTCTCGGCGGCGGCGCCCTGGGTGGTCGGCGGTTTCCTCCTCTGCGCCGCGCTGTGCGCCCTGCTGCCCCGCACGGCGATCACGGACCCGCACGTCTGA
- a CDS encoding SDR family oxidoreductase: MTDSVATDAVGSGGLCAGRVVAVTGAGRGLGRAHALAFAAEGAKVVVNDLGVGLDGAPAPDSPAALVVEEIRAAGGEAVAHGGDIATSEGAASLVAAAVDAFGRLDTLVNNAGFLRDRMLVNLAEDDWDAVMRVHLKGHFLPLQAAAAHWRAEAKAGRTPVARVVNTSSGAGLLGSVGQGNYSAAKAGILGLTLVAAAEMGRYGVQVNAIAPAARTRMTEATFADTMAAPEDGAFDAMAPENVSPLVVWLGSGAASDGVTGRVFEVEAGRITVMEGWRPGPTVDKAERWTPAGAGDAARDLLARAETPGAVYGAS; encoded by the coding sequence ATGACGGATTCTGTGGCTACTGATGCGGTGGGTTCGGGCGGGCTGTGCGCGGGGCGCGTGGTGGCCGTGACCGGCGCGGGCCGGGGCCTCGGCCGCGCGCACGCGCTGGCCTTCGCGGCGGAGGGCGCCAAGGTCGTGGTCAACGACCTGGGTGTGGGTCTCGACGGCGCGCCCGCGCCCGACAGTCCGGCGGCCCTGGTCGTCGAGGAGATCCGCGCGGCGGGCGGCGAGGCCGTCGCCCACGGAGGCGACATAGCGACATCGGAGGGGGCCGCCTCGCTGGTCGCGGCCGCCGTCGACGCCTTCGGCCGGCTCGACACCCTGGTGAACAACGCGGGCTTCCTGCGCGACCGCATGCTGGTGAACCTGGCGGAGGACGACTGGGACGCGGTCATGCGCGTCCACCTCAAGGGCCACTTCCTGCCCCTCCAGGCCGCCGCCGCGCACTGGCGGGCCGAGGCCAAGGCGGGCCGCACGCCGGTCGCCCGCGTCGTCAACACCTCGTCCGGGGCGGGACTGCTGGGCTCGGTCGGGCAGGGCAACTACAGCGCGGCGAAGGCCGGCATCCTCGGCCTGACCCTGGTCGCGGCCGCGGAGATGGGGCGCTACGGGGTGCAGGTCAACGCGATCGCGCCGGCCGCCCGCACCCGGATGACCGAGGCCACCTTCGCCGACACGATGGCCGCCCCCGAGGACGGCGCCTTCGACGCGATGGCTCCGGAGAACGTGTCACCGCTCGTGGTCTGGCTCGGCTCCGGCGCCGCCAGCGACGGTGTCACCGGCCGCGTCTTCGAGGTCGAGGCCGGCCGCATCACGGTGATGGAGGGCTGGCGCCCCGGCCCGACCGTCGACAAGGCCGAGCGCTGGACACCGGCCGGTGCGGGCGACGCGGCCCGCGACCTGCTGGCGCGCGCCGAGACGCCCGGGGCGGTGTACGGGGCCTCCTGA
- a CDS encoding MarR family winged helix-turn-helix transcriptional regulator — MTSETSDEKSERAGPARGGGDDRESVLKEMMETGREQSAATIMFHTAVAASQGLSPTESKTLDLLAKHGPLTAKDLVEYTGLAPASVTGLVDRLAAKGFVQRVKHATDKRRVVVELQREKITELAAFFDDWARDVVAACEEFSTEELRTVTRFLAVTAALQRDAAARLPQPE, encoded by the coding sequence ATGACGAGCGAGACGAGCGACGAGAAGAGCGAGCGGGCCGGGCCGGCGCGCGGCGGCGGCGACGACCGTGAGTCCGTCCTCAAGGAGATGATGGAGACGGGGCGGGAGCAGAGCGCGGCGACGATCATGTTCCACACCGCCGTCGCCGCGTCGCAGGGCCTCAGCCCGACCGAGAGCAAGACGCTCGACCTGCTGGCCAAGCACGGGCCGCTCACCGCGAAGGACCTGGTGGAGTACACGGGCCTGGCCCCCGCCTCGGTGACGGGCCTGGTGGACCGGCTCGCCGCCAAGGGGTTCGTCCAGCGGGTCAAGCACGCCACGGACAAGCGGCGCGTGGTCGTGGAGCTGCAGCGCGAGAAGATCACCGAGCTCGCCGCGTTCTTCGACGACTGGGCCCGTGACGTCGTCGCGGCGTGCGAGGAGTTCAGCACGGAGGAACTGCGGACGGTGACGCGGTTCCTGGCGGTGACGGCGGCCCTGCAGCGCGACGCCGCCGCCCGCCTCCCCCAGCCGGAATGA
- a CDS encoding SDR family oxidoreductase, which yields MDLSGRVAVVTGGTRGVGAGIARAFTRAGAKVVVCARRPPEVPVEGCEFAQVDLRDTAAVQDFFGSLERLDVLVNNAGGTPYRLLGETDAERHARVIELNLTAPLTASLAAREKLAAARGSIVMIGSVSGTRPSPGSAAYGAAKAGLENLARSMAVEWAPDIRVNTLVLGMVRTELSALHYGDEEGIAAVGATVPLGRLAEPREIGEAAVFLASDAAAYISGASLLVHGGGERPAFLDAATVNKEA from the coding sequence ATGGATCTGAGCGGACGGGTCGCCGTCGTGACGGGCGGCACCAGAGGAGTGGGGGCGGGGATAGCGCGCGCCTTCACCCGGGCCGGGGCGAAGGTGGTGGTCTGCGCCCGCAGGCCCCCCGAAGTCCCGGTCGAGGGCTGCGAGTTCGCGCAGGTCGACCTGCGCGACACGGCGGCAGTGCAGGACTTCTTCGGGAGCCTGGAGCGGCTGGACGTGCTGGTGAACAACGCGGGCGGGACCCCGTACCGGCTGCTCGGCGAGACGGACGCGGAGCGGCACGCGCGCGTGATCGAGCTGAATCTGACGGCGCCGCTCACCGCCTCGCTGGCCGCCCGCGAGAAGCTCGCGGCGGCGCGCGGCTCGATCGTCATGATCGGCAGCGTCAGCGGCACCCGCCCCTCCCCGGGCTCGGCCGCCTACGGGGCGGCCAAGGCGGGCCTGGAGAACCTGGCGCGGTCGATGGCCGTCGAATGGGCCCCGGACATCAGGGTGAACACGCTGGTGCTCGGCATGGTCCGCACCGAGCTGTCGGCCCTGCACTACGGGGACGAGGAGGGCATCGCGGCGGTCGGCGCCACGGTGCCCCTGGGGCGGCTCGCCGAGCCCCGTGAGATCGGCGAGGCGGCGGTGTTCCTGGCGTCGGACGCCGCCGCGTACATCAGCGGGGCGAGCCTGCTCGTGCACGGCGGCGGCGAGCGCCCCGCGTTCCTCGACGCGGCAACGGTCAACAAGGAGGCGTGA